A window from Actinomycetospora corticicola encodes these proteins:
- the folP gene encoding dihydropteroate synthase, producing the protein MGVLNVTPDSFSDGGRWLNRDDAVAHGVAMAERGATYVDVGGESTRPGAERVDAATEIERVVPVVAELVAHGVRVSVDTTRAEVAAKALEAGAELVNDVSGGLADPLMARVVADAGCGWVLMHWRGPSDRMANLASYEDVVGEVLAEMIEQIDRAVLAGVDPARLVLDPGLGFAKTAAHNWQLLRKLDVFTSMDFPVLVGASRKRFLGALLADDDGTPRPPAGREHATAAVSALAANAGAWGVRVHEVGASLDAVAVAAAWHWGTSRAARADS; encoded by the coding sequence ATGGGCGTCCTCAACGTCACGCCCGACTCCTTCTCCGACGGTGGTCGGTGGCTGAACCGGGACGACGCGGTCGCCCACGGCGTCGCGATGGCGGAGCGCGGGGCGACCTACGTCGACGTCGGGGGTGAGTCCACCCGGCCGGGCGCCGAGCGGGTGGACGCCGCCACCGAGATCGAACGCGTCGTGCCCGTCGTCGCCGAGCTGGTCGCCCACGGCGTCCGGGTCAGCGTCGACACGACCCGCGCGGAGGTGGCGGCCAAGGCGTTGGAGGCCGGCGCGGAGCTGGTCAACGACGTCTCGGGTGGCCTCGCCGACCCCCTCATGGCGCGGGTCGTCGCCGACGCCGGCTGCGGCTGGGTGCTCATGCACTGGCGCGGCCCGTCGGACCGCATGGCGAACCTCGCCAGCTACGAGGACGTGGTGGGCGAGGTGCTCGCCGAGATGATCGAGCAGATCGACCGGGCGGTCCTCGCGGGGGTCGACCCGGCCCGTCTCGTCCTCGACCCCGGCCTGGGCTTCGCGAAGACCGCCGCCCACAACTGGCAGCTGCTCCGCAAGCTCGACGTGTTCACCTCGATGGACTTCCCGGTGCTCGTCGGCGCCTCCCGCAAGCGGTTCCTCGGCGCGCTGCTCGCCGACGACGACGGCACCCCCCGGCCGCCCGCCGGACGCGAGCACGCGACGGCGGCGGTCTCCGCCCTCGCCGCGAACGCCGGCGCCTGGGGCGTACGGGTGCACGAGGTGGGGGCATCGCTCGACGCCGTCGCCGTCGCGGCCGCCTGGCACTGGGGTACCTCCCGGGCCGCGAGGGCCGACTCGTGA
- a CDS encoding glycosyltransferase: MRLVWFDDVQAPYREPVLCELARRCEFRAVFLYDVEPERRMAFRPHPGYAAEVLRAWRLPRVGPLRRLDSYQAVLRPGSLRRVLDADVIVMLTWAQLASVTVALVARRRGVPYVVFSESTLDSRRVGAGPIDRVRRWFLGGAGAVVVPGPAARAAVLADGVPPERVVETVNAVDHDVFARRPRKLRAGRDPGGEHRFVVVGQLIARKNVAVLLTALAALDGAPRLDVVGDGADADRLRALATELGLTDRVVFHGFLGETEVAAVLAETHTLVLPSTEEVYGFTAIEARTAGLQVVVSGSAGVAASLAGADGVWTVTPDVEGVRAGLEAARRAWTGWRGSVPDDAGSPARTAEDLVRAAQVSSKWGHRPT; encoded by the coding sequence GTGCGGCTCGTCTGGTTCGACGACGTCCAGGCCCCGTACCGCGAGCCGGTGCTGTGCGAGCTCGCCCGCCGTTGCGAGTTCCGGGCGGTCTTCCTGTACGACGTCGAGCCGGAGCGCCGGATGGCCTTCCGGCCCCACCCCGGCTACGCGGCCGAGGTGCTGCGGGCGTGGCGGCTGCCGCGGGTCGGGCCCCTGCGGCGCCTCGACTCGTACCAGGCCGTGCTCCGGCCCGGCTCCCTGCGACGGGTGCTGGACGCCGACGTGATCGTGATGCTGACGTGGGCACAACTGGCGTCGGTCACGGTCGCACTCGTCGCGCGCCGGCGCGGGGTGCCCTACGTCGTCTTCTCCGAGAGCACGCTGGACAGCCGCCGGGTGGGCGCGGGGCCGATCGACCGGGTGCGGCGCTGGTTCCTCGGCGGGGCGGGCGCGGTCGTCGTGCCGGGGCCGGCCGCGCGGGCGGCGGTGCTGGCCGACGGGGTGCCGCCGGAACGCGTGGTGGAGACGGTCAACGCGGTCGACCACGACGTGTTCGCCCGCCGACCCCGAAAGCTGCGGGCGGGCCGCGACCCCGGCGGGGAGCACCGCTTCGTCGTCGTCGGACAGCTGATCGCCCGGAAGAACGTCGCCGTCCTGCTCACCGCCCTCGCCGCGCTCGACGGGGCACCCCGGCTCGACGTCGTCGGGGACGGAGCGGACGCCGACCGGCTCCGGGCGCTGGCCACCGAGCTCGGCCTCACCGACCGGGTCGTCTTCCACGGCTTCCTCGGCGAGACGGAGGTGGCCGCGGTGCTCGCCGAGACGCACACCCTCGTCCTGCCCTCGACCGAGGAGGTCTACGGGTTCACGGCGATCGAGGCCCGGACGGCGGGCCTGCAGGTCGTGGTGTCGGGGTCCGCCGGGGTGGCGGCCTCGCTGGCGGGGGCCGACGGGGTCTGGACGGTGACCCCCGACGTCGAGGGCGTGCGTGCCGGGCTCGAGGCGGCCCGGCGCGCGTGGACCGGCTGGCGGGGCTCGGTGCCCGACGACGCCGGGTCACCGGCCCGGACGGCGGAGGACCTGGTGCGCGCGGCGCAGGTGAGCAGTAAGTGGGGTCATAGGCCCACTTAG
- a CDS encoding helicase HerA-like domain-containing protein: MTGNEAATQIAAGYATDGAALELGAVVIDGATDPAARVRIPFATLNRHGLVAGATGTGKTKTLQNLAEQCSAAGVPVMLADVKGDLSGLARAGEPSDRTTKRAQETGDDWAPTAYPVRFLSLGASGVGVPVRATITAFGPILLSKVLGLNATQESTLGLIFHWADQQGLALLDTKDLRAVIQHLLSDEGKAELKGIGGVSTATAGVILRALVNLEARGGDEFFGEPEFDPADLLAVEEGRGVVTLLELADQQADPTLFSTFLMWLLAELFEDLPEAGDLDKPKLVFFFDEAHLLFADASKAFLDRIEQTVKLIRSKGVGVFFCTQLPTDIPNDVLSQLGARVQHALRAFTPDDQKALTRTARTYPKSTVYDIETSLTSLGIGEAIVTVLSERGAPTPVAWTRLRAPRSLMAAIGEPAVTEAAKASPLWARYGETLDRESAYERLSARTGATQAPQGQAEPVPADQPPQPAPPQAPPPEADEGPGVFEKMMKSSIFKQIVRTVAREATQQITRGVFGTAKRR; encoded by the coding sequence GTGACCGGGAACGAGGCCGCGACCCAGATCGCCGCCGGGTACGCCACGGACGGGGCCGCACTCGAACTCGGGGCGGTGGTGATCGACGGGGCCACCGATCCGGCGGCGCGGGTGCGCATCCCGTTCGCGACGCTGAACCGCCACGGCCTCGTCGCGGGCGCCACCGGTACCGGCAAGACCAAGACCCTGCAGAACCTCGCCGAGCAGTGCTCCGCGGCCGGCGTTCCGGTGATGCTCGCCGACGTCAAGGGTGACCTCTCCGGGCTGGCCCGCGCCGGCGAGCCGAGCGACCGGACGACCAAGCGCGCGCAGGAGACCGGCGACGACTGGGCGCCGACCGCGTACCCGGTGCGCTTCCTCTCGCTGGGCGCTTCCGGTGTCGGCGTGCCCGTCCGCGCGACGATCACCGCCTTCGGGCCGATCCTGCTCTCGAAGGTCCTCGGCCTGAACGCGACGCAGGAGTCGACGCTCGGGCTGATCTTCCACTGGGCGGACCAGCAGGGCCTCGCCCTGCTGGACACCAAGGACCTGCGGGCGGTGATCCAGCACCTGCTCTCCGACGAGGGCAAGGCCGAGCTCAAGGGCATCGGCGGTGTCTCGACGGCGACGGCGGGCGTCATCCTGCGGGCGCTGGTCAACCTCGAGGCCCGCGGCGGCGACGAGTTCTTCGGGGAGCCGGAGTTCGACCCGGCCGACCTGCTCGCCGTCGAGGAGGGCCGCGGCGTGGTGACGCTCCTCGAGCTCGCCGACCAGCAGGCCGACCCGACGCTGTTCTCCACCTTCCTCATGTGGCTGCTCGCGGAACTGTTCGAGGACCTGCCCGAGGCGGGCGACCTCGACAAGCCGAAGCTCGTCTTCTTCTTCGACGAGGCGCACCTGCTCTTCGCCGACGCCTCGAAGGCGTTCCTGGACCGCATCGAGCAGACCGTCAAGCTGATCCGCTCCAAGGGCGTCGGCGTCTTCTTCTGCACGCAGCTGCCGACCGACATCCCCAACGACGTCCTCTCCCAGCTGGGCGCCCGCGTGCAGCACGCGCTGCGCGCCTTCACCCCGGACGACCAGAAGGCGCTGACGCGGACCGCCCGGACCTATCCGAAGTCGACGGTCTACGACATCGAGACGTCGCTGACCTCGCTCGGCATCGGCGAGGCGATCGTCACCGTGCTCTCCGAGCGGGGCGCCCCGACGCCCGTGGCGTGGACGCGGCTGCGCGCCCCCCGCTCGCTCATGGCGGCGATCGGGGAGCCGGCGGTGACCGAGGCGGCGAAGGCCTCGCCGCTGTGGGCACGCTACGGCGAGACGCTCGACCGGGAGTCGGCCTACGAGCGCCTCTCGGCGCGGACCGGGGCGACGCAGGCACCGCAGGGACAGGCCGAGCCGGTCCCCGCCGACCAGCCGCCGCAGCCGGCGCCCCCGCAGGCCCCGCCGCCCGAGGCCGACGAAGGCCCCGGTGTCTTCGAGAAGATGATGAAGAGCTCGATCTTCAAGCAGATCGTGCGGACGGTCGCCCGCGAGGCGACGCAGCAGATTACCCGCGGTGTGTTCGGGACGGCGAAGCGCCGCTGA
- the folK gene encoding 2-amino-4-hydroxy-6-hydroxymethyldihydropteridine diphosphokinase produces MTRAVLSLGSNLGDRRAHLAAGLAGLAPWTRAVSSVYRTAPWGGVDQDDFLNLVVTVEDPQAGPWEWLDRARSAEQARDRDRGEGAVRWGPRTLDVDVLLVTDADGEPVTSTDPELLLPHPRLQERAFVLVPWAEIAPDDEVPDHGRIADLLAALPDDERAGVVPDTGGPETQRSGARPGGPETQRSGARPGGPETR; encoded by the coding sequence GTGACCCGGGCGGTGCTGTCGCTGGGTTCGAACCTCGGCGACCGGCGCGCCCACCTCGCGGCCGGCCTCGCGGGACTCGCGCCCTGGACGCGGGCGGTCTCCTCGGTCTACCGCACCGCCCCGTGGGGCGGGGTCGACCAGGACGACTTCCTCAACCTCGTGGTCACCGTGGAGGACCCGCAGGCGGGCCCGTGGGAGTGGCTCGACCGCGCCCGCTCCGCGGAGCAGGCCCGCGACCGCGACCGCGGCGAAGGTGCCGTCCGCTGGGGTCCACGCACGCTCGACGTGGACGTCCTGCTGGTCACCGACGCCGACGGCGAGCCCGTGACCAGTACCGATCCCGAGCTGCTCCTGCCCCACCCGCGCCTGCAGGAGCGGGCCTTCGTCCTCGTGCCGTGGGCGGAGATCGCCCCGGACGACGAGGTCCCGGACCACGGCCGGATCGCCGACCTGCTCGCGGCGCTGCCCGACGACGAGCGTGCCGGGGTCGTCCCGGACACCGGAGGACCGGAGACGCAGCGGAGCGGAGCTCGACCCGGAGGACCGGAGACGCAGCGGAGCGGAGCTCGACCCGGAGGACCGGAGACGCGCTGA
- a CDS encoding ABC transporter permease: MNVVEIVRFAVAGLLANRLRSLLTMLGIIIGIAAVILLTALGNGAAQYIQGQITGLGANSITVIPRTAGASAGSTSGASARPLTAEDAAAIADPQGAPDVAYVAPVVQTSVNAASGRNSTTATVVGSTPDYFPGSNTKIAAGRAYDAADLDAARKVALIGRTVADDVFGVDSTPLGQVILLDNVPFQVIGVLEARGQGGGLANPDQNVLAPVSAVQSSLTGYGNLSQIVVGARSTDAQAAAESEINSILDRRHGIATPDDRDYQVISSRQLAQVLDQTLSAFSLLLAAIAAISLVVGGIGITNIMLVSVTERTREIGIRKALGAPPSAILGQFLVESVILSVLGGLLGVAVGTAGTLIPLGDFKPVVVPSAVVLAVAVSVAIGVFFGGYPARRASRLRPIEALRRE; this comes from the coding sequence GTGAACGTCGTCGAGATCGTCCGCTTCGCGGTCGCCGGGCTGCTCGCCAACCGGCTGCGCTCCCTGCTGACGATGCTCGGGATCATCATCGGCATCGCCGCGGTGATCCTGCTGACCGCGCTGGGCAACGGGGCCGCGCAGTACATCCAGGGCCAGATCACGGGGCTCGGCGCCAACAGCATCACGGTCATCCCGCGCACGGCGGGGGCGTCCGCCGGCTCGACGTCGGGGGCCTCCGCCCGTCCGCTGACCGCCGAGGACGCCGCCGCGATCGCGGACCCGCAGGGTGCGCCCGACGTCGCCTACGTGGCCCCGGTGGTGCAGACCTCGGTGAACGCCGCGTCGGGCCGCAACTCGACGACGGCGACGGTGGTCGGCTCCACCCCCGACTACTTCCCCGGCTCGAACACGAAGATCGCGGCGGGGCGGGCCTACGACGCCGCCGACCTCGACGCGGCCCGGAAGGTCGCGCTGATCGGGCGCACCGTGGCCGACGACGTGTTCGGGGTGGACTCGACGCCGCTCGGGCAGGTGATCCTGCTCGACAACGTGCCGTTCCAGGTGATCGGCGTGCTCGAGGCGCGCGGTCAGGGCGGCGGGCTCGCGAACCCCGACCAGAACGTGCTCGCCCCGGTCTCCGCGGTGCAGAGCTCGCTGACCGGCTACGGCAACCTGTCCCAGATCGTGGTCGGGGCGCGCTCGACCGACGCGCAGGCCGCCGCCGAGTCGGAGATCAACTCGATCCTCGACCGACGGCACGGCATCGCCACCCCCGACGACCGGGACTACCAGGTGATCAGCTCCCGGCAGCTGGCCCAGGTGCTGGACCAGACGCTCTCGGCGTTCTCCCTGCTGCTGGCGGCGATCGCGGCGATCTCGCTGGTGGTCGGCGGGATCGGGATCACCAACATCATGCTCGTGTCGGTCACCGAACGGACCCGCGAGATCGGCATCCGCAAGGCCCTGGGCGCCCCGCCGTCCGCGATCCTCGGCCAGTTCCTGGTGGAGTCGGTGATCCTGTCGGTCCTCGGCGGCCTCCTCGGGGTCGCGGTGGGCACCGCGGGGACGCTGATCCCCCTGGGAGACTTCAAGCCCGTCGTCGTGCCCTCGGCCGTCGTGCTCGCGGTCGCCGTGTCGGTCGCCATCGGGGTGTTCTTCGGCGGATACCCCGCCCGCCGGGCGTCGCGCCTGCGCCCGATCGAGGCCCTGCGGCGTGAGTAG
- the folB gene encoding dihydroneopterin aldolase: protein MTDTIELRGLRVRGRHGVFEHERRDGQDFVLDLVLHVDLAPAGHSDDLADTVDYGALAEAAAVVVEGAPRSLIEAVAADVAAVVLDDPRVSEVEVTLHKPQAPIERPFDDVAVRIRRRRSGAELDPGGPIRPESR from the coding sequence GTGACCGACACGATCGAGCTGCGCGGCCTACGGGTCCGCGGCCGTCACGGGGTGTTCGAGCACGAACGGCGTGACGGCCAGGACTTCGTCCTCGACCTCGTCCTGCACGTCGACCTCGCGCCCGCCGGGCACAGCGACGACCTCGCCGACACCGTGGACTACGGCGCGCTCGCCGAGGCGGCGGCGGTCGTGGTCGAGGGCGCGCCGCGGTCGCTCATCGAGGCGGTGGCGGCCGACGTCGCCGCGGTGGTCCTCGACGATCCGCGGGTGTCCGAGGTCGAGGTCACCCTGCACAAGCCGCAGGCCCCCATCGAGCGGCCGTTCGACGACGTGGCGGTCCGCATCCGACGGAGACGCAGCGGAGCGGAGCTCGACCCCGGTGGTCCGATTCGTCCGGAGAGCCGGTGA
- a CDS encoding DUF3180 domain-containing protein gives MTTRTSPSVLLVIAVAAGLATKLALGLLYGSIPPLPAPAGLTFLVLGLVEGGIAIVLYRRIQRRPGARPVDALAAARAVALAKASALAGSLVGGAWCGVLAHVLPRRSEFAAAASDTTAAVIGIVGAAVLVGAALALEWCCRTPEDPESRIPEDRR, from the coding sequence ATGACCACGCGCACCAGCCCCTCGGTCCTGCTCGTCATCGCGGTCGCGGCGGGGCTCGCCACGAAGCTCGCGCTCGGGCTGCTCTACGGCTCGATCCCGCCGCTGCCGGCGCCCGCGGGCCTGACGTTCCTGGTGCTCGGCCTCGTCGAGGGCGGGATCGCGATCGTGCTGTACCGCCGGATCCAGCGCCGTCCCGGCGCCCGCCCGGTGGACGCGCTCGCCGCGGCCCGCGCCGTCGCGCTGGCCAAGGCCTCGGCGCTCGCCGGGTCCCTGGTCGGCGGCGCGTGGTGCGGGGTGCTCGCGCACGTGCTGCCCCGGCGGTCCGAGTTCGCCGCCGCGGCGTCGGACACGACGGCCGCAGTGATCGGGATCGTCGGTGCCGCCGTGCTCGTCGGCGCGGCGCTGGCGCTGGAGTGGTGCTGCCGCACGCCGGAGGACCCGGAGTCGCGCATCCCGGAGGACCGTCGCTGA
- the ftsH gene encoding ATP-dependent zinc metalloprotease FtsH, whose product MDRKRLLRNPLIWIVVLFVVYLVVSSFFSDTRGYTQASTSLALQQIDQRNVAEVTLEDKEQRLRMTLVNPVDVPPADGTSGAPTRTTQIYAQYPAAAGNQIFTELRENPARNGFDTQVTQESLLGQMLIYLIPLGLVLVLLFWMMNAQGGGNRVLSFGKSKAKQLNKDMPKTTFADVAGANEAVEELYEIKDFLQNPTRYQALGAKIPKGVLLYGPPGTGKTLLARAVAGEAGVPFYTISGSDFVEMFVGVGASRVRDLFEQAKQNSPCIVFVDEIDAVGRHRGAGMGGGHDEREQTLNQLLVEMDGFDARGGIILIAATNRPDILDPALLRPGRFDRQIPVAAPDLAGRRQILAVHGKGKPLAPDADLDGLAKRTVGFSGADLANVLNEAALLTARLNQQQITGASLEESVDRVIGGPARKSRIISEQEKKVAAYHEAGHALAAWAMPDIEPVYKVTILPRGRTGGHALVVPEDDKELMTRSEMIARLVFAMGGRSAEELVFHEPTTGASSDIEQATKIARAMVTEYGMSAKLGAVKYGQEQGEPFLGRTAGKQSDYSLEVAHEIDEEVRKLIEAAHTEAWEILNTHRDALDALTGELIEHETLQRKDLERVFASVTKRPRITAFNDFGERTPSDRPPIKTRREIATERGEPWPPEDERREPARVGAGSNGHGPNGQTAHGQTTNGQAGNGQGQNGQGQNGQSGNGQSAPGQNGHGWGAPTTPPVGTPAVGPGGERQTGPGTSGWGIPDVYRTGGSSQPPSAVPPNYGAPPGWTPGTTPRGTSWDPNTRPYGQHGSGSAPPSWGSTGGQHAAPEDGTSSGARRGGPDHDPSGGTSFTSPSEGPQNPYGDPDGRRSDGRTES is encoded by the coding sequence ATGGACCGCAAGCGCCTGCTCCGCAATCCACTGATCTGGATCGTGGTGCTCTTCGTCGTCTACCTGGTCGTGTCGTCGTTCTTCAGCGACACGCGTGGTTACACCCAGGCCTCGACGTCCCTGGCCCTCCAGCAGATCGACCAGCGCAACGTCGCCGAGGTCACGCTCGAGGACAAGGAACAGCGTCTGCGCATGACGCTGGTGAACCCCGTCGACGTCCCGCCCGCGGACGGCACATCCGGGGCACCGACGCGCACCACGCAGATCTACGCGCAGTACCCGGCCGCCGCCGGGAACCAGATCTTCACGGAGCTGCGGGAGAACCCCGCCCGCAACGGCTTCGACACCCAGGTCACGCAGGAGTCCCTGCTCGGCCAGATGCTGATCTACCTGATCCCGCTGGGCCTCGTCCTGGTGCTGCTGTTCTGGATGATGAACGCGCAGGGCGGCGGCAACCGCGTCCTGTCGTTCGGCAAGTCCAAGGCCAAGCAGCTCAACAAGGACATGCCCAAGACGACCTTCGCCGACGTCGCCGGCGCGAACGAGGCCGTCGAGGAGCTCTACGAGATCAAGGACTTCCTGCAGAACCCGACGCGCTACCAGGCGCTCGGCGCGAAGATCCCGAAGGGCGTCCTGCTCTACGGCCCGCCCGGTACCGGCAAGACGCTGCTGGCCCGTGCGGTGGCCGGCGAGGCGGGCGTGCCCTTCTACACGATCTCCGGCTCGGACTTCGTCGAGATGTTCGTCGGTGTCGGTGCCTCCCGCGTGCGTGACCTGTTCGAGCAGGCCAAGCAGAACTCACCCTGCATCGTGTTCGTCGACGAGATCGACGCCGTCGGCCGCCACCGCGGCGCCGGCATGGGCGGCGGGCACGACGAGCGCGAGCAGACGCTGAACCAGCTGCTCGTCGAGATGGACGGCTTCGACGCCCGCGGCGGGATCATCCTCATCGCGGCCACCAACCGGCCCGACATCCTCGACCCGGCGCTGCTGCGGCCCGGCCGGTTCGACCGGCAGATCCCCGTCGCGGCCCCGGACCTCGCGGGTCGCCGCCAGATCCTCGCCGTGCACGGCAAGGGCAAGCCGCTCGCCCCGGACGCCGACCTCGACGGGCTCGCCAAGCGCACCGTCGGGTTCTCCGGCGCCGATCTCGCGAACGTGCTCAACGAGGCCGCGCTGCTCACCGCGCGCCTCAACCAGCAGCAGATCACCGGAGCCTCGCTGGAGGAGTCGGTCGACCGCGTGATCGGCGGTCCGGCCCGCAAGAGCCGGATCATCTCCGAGCAGGAGAAGAAGGTCGCCGCCTACCACGAGGCCGGGCACGCCCTGGCCGCGTGGGCGATGCCGGACATCGAGCCGGTCTACAAGGTGACGATCCTGCCGCGCGGTCGTACCGGTGGGCACGCCCTCGTCGTCCCGGAGGACGACAAGGAGTTGATGACCCGCTCGGAGATGATCGCCCGCCTGGTGTTCGCCATGGGTGGCCGCTCCGCCGAGGAACTCGTGTTCCACGAGCCGACGACGGGTGCCTCCTCGGACATCGAGCAGGCGACCAAGATCGCCCGGGCGATGGTCACCGAGTACGGCATGAGCGCGAAGCTCGGCGCCGTGAAGTACGGCCAGGAGCAGGGCGAGCCCTTCCTCGGCCGTACCGCGGGCAAGCAGTCGGACTACTCGCTCGAGGTCGCCCACGAGATCGACGAGGAGGTGCGCAAGCTCATCGAGGCGGCGCACACCGAGGCGTGGGAGATCCTCAACACCCACCGCGACGCGCTCGACGCGCTCACCGGTGAGCTGATCGAGCACGAGACGCTGCAGCGCAAGGACCTGGAGCGGGTCTTCGCCTCGGTCACCAAGCGCCCGCGCATCACGGCGTTCAACGACTTCGGGGAGCGCACGCCCTCCGACCGTCCGCCCATCAAGACGCGCCGCGAGATCGCCACCGAGCGGGGCGAGCCGTGGCCGCCGGAGGACGAGCGCCGCGAGCCGGCGCGCGTCGGTGCGGGCAGCAACGGGCACGGCCCGAACGGGCAGACCGCCCACGGGCAGACGACCAATGGCCAGGCCGGCAACGGCCAGGGCCAGAACGGTCAGGGTCAGAACGGCCAGTCCGGCAACGGCCAGTCCGCCCCGGGGCAGAACGGCCACGGCTGGGGCGCGCCGACCACGCCGCCGGTGGGTACGCCCGCCGTCGGTCCGGGCGGCGAGCGGCAGACCGGGCCGGGCACGTCCGGCTGGGGCATTCCCGACGTCTACCGCACCGGAGGCTCGTCGCAGCCGCCGTCGGCGGTGCCGCCGAACTACGGGGCACCCCCCGGGTGGACGCCGGGCACCACGCCCCGCGGCACCTCCTGGGACCCGAACACACGTCCCTACGGGCAGCACGGCTCGGGCTCGGCGCCGCCGAGCTGGGGGAGTACCGGTGGGCAGCACGCGGCGCCGGAGGACGGCACGTCCTCGGGCGCCCGCCGCGGTGGCCCGGACCACGACCCGTCGGGCGGGACCTCCTTCACATCGCCGAGCGAGGGCCCGCAGAACCCGTACGGTGATCCGGACGGCCGTCGCTCAGACGGTCGAACGGAGAGCTGA
- the folE gene encoding GTP cyclohydrolase I FolE — MTTSQETERPVQDENGRNGARTASEKLEAFDAARVEAAVRELLIGIGEDPDREGLRDTPARVARSYRELFAGLWTDPAEVLKRTFSEDHDELVLVRDIPLFSMCEHHLLPFHGVAHVAYLPGPDGRVTGLSKLARLVDLYARRPQVQERLTTQVADALDHTLGARGVLVVIDAEHQCMSARGVRKPGSRTTTSAVRGILKSSASTRAEALGLIRH; from the coding sequence GTGACCACCAGCCAGGAGACGGAGCGTCCCGTCCAGGACGAGAACGGGCGGAACGGCGCCAGGACGGCGTCGGAGAAGCTCGAGGCGTTCGACGCCGCGCGCGTGGAGGCCGCGGTCCGCGAGCTGCTCATCGGGATCGGGGAGGACCCCGACCGGGAAGGACTCCGCGACACCCCCGCCCGGGTGGCGCGCTCCTACCGTGAGCTGTTCGCGGGCCTGTGGACCGACCCGGCCGAGGTGCTGAAGCGCACGTTCTCCGAGGACCACGACGAGCTGGTCCTCGTGCGGGACATCCCGCTGTTCTCGATGTGCGAGCACCACCTGCTGCCGTTCCACGGCGTCGCCCACGTCGCCTACCTGCCCGGTCCCGACGGTCGGGTCACCGGGCTGTCGAAGCTCGCCCGCCTGGTCGACCTCTACGCCCGACGTCCGCAGGTGCAGGAGCGGCTCACCACGCAGGTGGCCGACGCGCTGGACCACACGCTCGGCGCCCGCGGCGTGCTCGTGGTGATCGACGCCGAGCACCAGTGCATGTCGGCCCGGGGCGTCCGCAAGCCGGGCTCGCGCACCACGACGTCCGCGGTGCGGGGCATCCTCAAGTCGTCGGCCAGCACCCGGGCCGAGGCGCTCGGCCTGATCCGGCACTGA
- a CDS encoding Clp protease N-terminal domain-containing protein, translating to MALPTAQPRVPDPGATPRRQVSAEVARVLDIACHEAAERGHHWIGTAHLLRGLVRADGPEAGLLAAAGVTDRGSDAALTLAVWSTTGEPDPSGPPGPPVANAAVREVLIAAQVRAAGADRDVSVSDLLTALLRHGGDQAADMLTTLGADAERLLDALTGLDALTGPVPAEVTTRRPSPVRRIVPRDPGALLSTAWRAEESRSA from the coding sequence ATGGCGCTCCCCACCGCCCAGCCCCGGGTCCCCGACCCCGGAGCGACTCCCCGCCGTCAGGTCTCGGCCGAGGTCGCCCGGGTGCTGGACATCGCATGTCACGAGGCCGCCGAGCGCGGCCACCACTGGATCGGCACCGCACACCTGCTGCGGGGCCTCGTCCGGGCCGACGGCCCGGAGGCCGGACTCCTCGCCGCGGCCGGCGTGACCGACCGCGGCAGCGACGCGGCCCTCACCCTCGCGGTGTGGTCCACGACGGGGGAACCCGACCCGTCGGGGCCGCCCGGGCCGCCCGTCGCGAACGCCGCCGTCCGGGAGGTGCTGATCGCCGCCCAGGTGCGCGCGGCCGGGGCCGACCGCGACGTGTCGGTCTCCGACCTGCTCACCGCGCTGCTCCGCCACGGCGGGGACCAGGCCGCGGACATGCTGACCACCCTGGGTGCGGACGCGGAGCGGCTGCTCGACGCCCTCACCGGGCTCGACGCCCTGACCGGGCCGGTGCCGGCGGAGGTCACGACGCGGCGCCCGTCCCCGGTGCGGCGGATCGTGCCCCGCGACCCGGGTGCGCTGCTGTCGACCGCGTGGCGGGCCGAGGAGTCGCGCTCCGCGTAG
- a CDS encoding DUF6779 domain-containing protein, with the protein MANPGADRRRGSRPSPATGGGRPGDPVVRVLLVATAVCAALAAATVVLADDGRMLRLGVVAGLWAALLAVAALARRSGGGGADPERELESMRRTYELELAAEIDARREHELTVEQTVRREVAAEAGQELAALRGEVERLRSHLENAETRAAPLPPHLHVVAGEGPARGAPPGVGNPPRLPRQHVNEVSHPSASGRGTGGRTVAELLAAHAQDRRRPPR; encoded by the coding sequence ATGGCCAACCCCGGGGCCGACCGGCGTCGCGGGTCGCGCCCGTCCCCTGCCACGGGTGGTGGACGGCCGGGCGACCCCGTCGTCCGCGTGCTGCTCGTCGCGACGGCGGTGTGCGCCGCGCTCGCCGCGGCCACCGTGGTGTTGGCCGACGACGGGCGCATGCTCCGGCTCGGCGTGGTCGCGGGACTCTGGGCGGCGCTGCTCGCGGTGGCGGCCCTCGCCCGCCGCAGCGGGGGCGGCGGAGCCGATCCCGAGCGCGAGCTCGAGTCGATGCGCCGCACCTACGAGCTCGAGCTGGCCGCCGAAATCGACGCCCGCCGCGAGCACGAGCTGACCGTCGAGCAGACGGTGCGCCGCGAGGTCGCCGCCGAGGCCGGTCAGGAGCTGGCGGCCCTGCGCGGCGAGGTCGAACGGCTCCGCTCGCACCTGGAGAACGCCGAGACCCGCGCGGCGCCCCTGCCGCCGCACCTGCACGTCGTCGCGGGCGAGGGGCCCGCCCGGGGCGCCCCACCCGGCGTCGGGAACCCTCCGCGCCTGCCGCGCCAGCACGTCAACGAGGTGTCGCACCCGTCGGCGTCGGGCCGCGGGACGGGCGGTCGCACGGTCGCCGAGCTGCTCGCCGCGCACGCGCAGGACCGCCGCCGCCCGCCGCGCTGA